The genomic stretch AATTTGAGACGAATTACAGAGATGGAGTTTGCTAGTCTAGGGTTCACCCTGGCAAAAAAATCATCATCTACTGCAACCTGCCATAATTTCaccttttttcttcttaatttctcatcatttttatttatattttagaattttgttGATTTCTTGTAAAAAAATCATGGATTTTACAGCGTTTTATATGAATTTGATAGTGGTAATTTTGATTGTTACACAGGCAGTTTAAGATTGAAATGTTGGGTTGCAGTTGAGGTGGAGATTGCAGGGGTACGTGGAGCTGAAGTTGAAGTTGCAGTAGATGATGATGTCTAAGGTTGAGTAGCTGGTGATGCTAGCAAGAAGAATCAGATGAGAATCAgttgtgttgctgctgttgaagttCATTGAAATGGGTTATATGAATGTTAGGTTTTACAGGTTATGGAGCTGGTATTGGTGCTGATTGCAGCTGCAGTTTGGTGGAGATTCTTGTTTGGTTTTGATaatattgtcttttttttttttgttgggttgGCTGTTTTACTATATGAGGAACTAATTTGAGCATTTTTTTTTGTGCTCATTGCAGATAGATTCTTTATCTGTTACCTTCCATGGTCATGATATCATAGTGGATTCTGAAATGGAGCTTAATTATGGCAGGTTTCTAGCTTCTGGTTTTATTTGTTCACTTACTTAGCTTCCGTTTGATGCAAACATCGGTCAGTGAAAAGTAACCTGTATTTTCGAATCTCTTTCTGTTTTTCCAGGCGTTACGGTTTGCTTGGTTTGAATGGTTGTGGAAAGTCTACTCTCTTAACTGCAATTGGAAAAAGGGAGCTTCCTATTCCGGATCATATGGATATTTACCATCTTAGCCGGGAGATTGAAGCTGCTGACATGTCCTCCCTGGAGGCTGTTATAAATTGTGATGACGAGAGGCTAAAATTGGAAAAAGAAGCTGAACGTTTGGCTGAACAGGTTTGTGAAATGATGCCACTCACTATGCAGTGCTTTGAATTCTAAATATTTGGAGTTTGGTGTGGAGTTTAATGCTCTTTTGTCATTAGAGTGGAGAAGCTCTAGATCGTGTTTATGAACGGTTGGAGTCCTTGGATGTTGCAACAGCTGAGAAATGTGCAACTGAAATTCTGTTTGGTCTTGGTTTTGACAAGAATATGCAAGCCAAGAAAACACGGGATAGTTATGGAATTATAGAGTACCAGGATGTTGATGCTTGCATTCCAAGATGTTGCTGCACGGTGCAAGGTATTTAGTCTTATTGTTCACTTAATGTTGGTCAGCTGATTACAGGATTGTGTACATTAGGCTTTTATACTTGAATTTGAGTATCCCCACTGATATTTATCTTGTTCAGGAACTTGGTGTTACTTCATTTGCATCACTCTGTAgttatttttgataattttttttatatgtcaCATTAGATGTTTGAAACAATACAGAGAGCTGAAAGTTGGGAGCTTGCATCACTCTGTAGTTGGGAACACCATGGCTTTATAACAGTGATGATCATTAGATTGGTGACTTGCTTTAGACTTGATTGACTTAATTTCGAGAAACTTCAATATATTAGTAAACTAGTGGCTTATTTTGTGTGTT from Papaver somniferum cultivar HN1 unplaced genomic scaffold, ASM357369v1 unplaced-scaffold_131, whole genome shotgun sequence encodes the following:
- the LOC113332541 gene encoding ABC transporter F family member 1-like, producing MLGFTGYGAGIGADCSCSLIDSLSVTFHGHDIIVDSEMELNYGRRYGLLGLNGCGKSTLLTAIGKRELPIPDHMDIYHLSREIEAADMSSLEAVINCDDERLKLEKEAERLAEQSGEALDRVYERLESLDVATAEKCATEILFGLGFDKNMQAKKTRDSYGIIEYQDVDACIPRCCCTVQGQCRELDKRGRNRTERRCP